Proteins co-encoded in one Streptomyces sp. NBC_01283 genomic window:
- a CDS encoding Bcr/CflA family multidrug efflux MFS transporter: MPEHGSRTTSGSEGPLIRQSRTVESDVAPAAPARTAQRRTGILVTLVLGGLTAVPPLSMDMYLPALPEVTRSLHTSAATAQLTLTACLTGMALGQLVVGPMSDKWGRRRPLLIGLLVYILATAICAFAPTAELLIAFRLLQGLAGAAGIVIARAVVRDLYDGVEMARFFSTLMLISGVAPVIAPLIGGQVLRFTDWHGIFAVLTVVGIALTVLVWRSLPETLAPENRHSGGTVEALRTMKSLLADRVFTGYMIAGGFAFAALFAYISASPFVIQEIYGASPQTFSLLFGVNSVGLIVVGQINGKVLVGRVSLDKVLAFGLTVLVLAATALLVMTSGVFGHVGLFPVAAGLFVLMSAMGLATPNTNALALMRTPHAAGSASALLGTSSFLVGAIASPLVGIAGEATAVPMAVVQLFCGLAAIGCFLGLCRPWQHSARPNGEGTDH; encoded by the coding sequence ATGCCGGAGCACGGCAGCCGCACCACGAGTGGGTCAGAAGGCCCCCTCATACGGCAGTCCCGGACGGTGGAGAGCGACGTGGCCCCGGCCGCTCCCGCCCGCACCGCCCAGCGCCGCACCGGCATCCTGGTCACCCTCGTGCTCGGCGGCCTCACGGCGGTGCCGCCGCTCTCCATGGACATGTACCTCCCGGCGCTCCCGGAGGTCACCCGCTCGCTGCACACCTCCGCCGCGACCGCGCAGCTCACCCTCACCGCCTGCCTCACCGGCATGGCGCTCGGGCAGCTCGTCGTCGGGCCGATGAGCGACAAGTGGGGGCGCCGCAGGCCGCTGCTCATCGGGCTCCTGGTCTACATCCTCGCCACCGCGATCTGCGCCTTCGCGCCCACCGCGGAACTCCTCATCGCCTTCCGCCTGTTGCAGGGTCTGGCGGGCGCCGCGGGCATCGTCATCGCCCGCGCCGTCGTCCGTGACCTCTACGACGGCGTGGAGATGGCCCGCTTCTTCTCCACCCTCATGCTGATCTCCGGGGTCGCCCCGGTCATCGCGCCCCTCATCGGCGGCCAGGTCCTGCGCTTCACCGACTGGCACGGCATCTTCGCCGTGCTCACCGTGGTCGGCATCGCCCTGACGGTCCTGGTCTGGCGGTCCCTGCCCGAGACGCTCGCCCCCGAGAACCGGCACAGCGGCGGCACCGTCGAGGCGCTGCGCACCATGAAGTCGCTCCTCGCCGACCGCGTCTTCACCGGGTACATGATCGCGGGCGGCTTCGCGTTCGCCGCGCTGTTCGCATACATCTCCGCGTCGCCGTTCGTCATCCAGGAGATCTACGGCGCCTCCCCGCAGACCTTCAGCCTGCTCTTCGGCGTGAACTCCGTGGGCCTGATCGTCGTCGGCCAGATCAACGGCAAGGTCCTCGTCGGCCGCGTCAGCCTCGACAAGGTGCTCGCCTTCGGTCTGACGGTCCTCGTCCTCGCCGCCACCGCGCTGCTCGTCATGACCTCGGGGGTCTTCGGGCACGTCGGCCTGTTCCCCGTCGCGGCCGGGCTCTTCGTCCTGATGTCGGCGATGGGCCTCGCGACGCCGAACACGAACGCCCTCGCCCTGATGCGCACCCCGCACGCCGCCGGATCCGCGTCGGCGCTGCTCGGCACGTCCTCGTTCCTCGTCGGCGCGATCGCCTCCCCGCTGGTCGGCATCGCGGGCGAGGCCACGGCCGTCCCGATGGCCGTGGTGCAGCTCTTCTGCGGCCTTGCGGCCATCGGCTGCTTTCTGGGACTGTGCCGCCCCTGGCAGCACTCGGCCAGGCCGAACGGGGAGGGGACGGACCACTGA
- a CDS encoding serine hydrolase domain-containing protein yields MAALGQAERGGDGPLTAPRLLRAGTPDRAGLDTDEMAHLVREVRALTRGERPWCAGAVVLAGRGPVIAVEEAVGRAVRYAAYDPEKGAGVELPPAEQVLTRTGTPFDLASLTKLFTTVAAMQQLERGTLGIDALVSAYVPEFTAAAEHGITVRQLLTHTSGLRPELPLYDCPDDAARLAALRAEAPTGPPGDHRYSDLNMLLLQHVLERLTRRPLDELVREGITRPLGMTATAFGPRPDAAATEDQRRPWAKADRGMLRGEVHDENAWALGGVAGHAGLFSTARDLAVFCRALLCGGSYGTARILGPDFVELMLTPPGLGFGLDQAWFMGELAGRGAAGHTGFTGTSLVIDPATDTFLILLANTVHPRRGPADSGPRARAATRLARAAR; encoded by the coding sequence CTGGCAGCACTCGGCCAGGCCGAACGGGGAGGGGACGGACCACTGACCGCGCCACGCCTGCTGCGCGCCGGGACGCCGGACCGCGCGGGGCTCGACACGGACGAGATGGCCCACCTCGTACGCGAGGTGCGCGCACTGACGCGCGGCGAACGCCCCTGGTGCGCGGGCGCCGTCGTGCTCGCCGGACGCGGCCCGGTGATCGCCGTCGAGGAGGCGGTGGGCCGTGCGGTGCGCTACGCCGCGTACGACCCGGAGAAGGGCGCCGGGGTCGAACTGCCGCCCGCCGAGCAGGTGTTGACCCGCACCGGCACCCCCTTCGACCTGGCCTCGCTCACCAAGCTGTTCACGACGGTTGCCGCGATGCAGCAGCTGGAGCGCGGCACCCTCGGCATCGACGCGCTGGTCTCCGCGTACGTCCCCGAGTTCACGGCGGCCGCCGAGCACGGCATCACGGTGCGCCAGCTGCTCACGCACACTTCGGGCCTGCGCCCCGAACTCCCGCTGTACGACTGCCCGGACGACGCCGCGCGCCTCGCCGCCCTGCGCGCGGAGGCCCCGACGGGTCCGCCGGGCGACCACCGCTACTCCGACCTGAACATGCTGCTCCTCCAGCACGTCCTGGAGCGCCTCACGCGCCGCCCGCTCGACGAGCTCGTCCGTGAGGGCATCACCCGGCCGCTCGGCATGACGGCCACCGCCTTCGGGCCGCGCCCCGACGCCGCCGCCACCGAGGACCAGCGCAGACCCTGGGCCAAGGCCGACCGGGGGATGCTGCGGGGCGAGGTGCACGACGAGAACGCCTGGGCGCTCGGCGGCGTCGCGGGCCACGCCGGGCTCTTCTCCACCGCGCGCGACCTCGCGGTCTTCTGCCGCGCGCTGCTGTGCGGCGGTTCGTACGGCACGGCGCGCATCCTCGGCCCGGACTTCGTGGAGCTGATGCTGACGCCGCCGGGTCTTGGCTTCGGCCTCGACCAGGCGTGGTTCATGGGGGAGCTCGCGGGGCGCGGCGCGGCCGGCCACACCGGATTCACCGGAACGTCCCTGGTCATCGACCCGGCCACGGACACCTTCCTGATCCTCCTCGCCAACACGGTCCACCCGCGCCGTGGGCCCGCCGACAGCGGCCCCCGGGCACGGGCGGCGACCCGTCTTGCGCGGGCTGCCCGCTGA
- a CDS encoding small ribosomal subunit Rsm22 family protein — translation MNAPISPASPAETLRTALAGLLDGLPPRQAAQAVDRLIASYRGLTPTDAPILRDRADVAAYAAYRMPATFEAVCSALGALADAAPEAWAPGSHVDVGGGTGAATWAVSATWEGERPVTVLDWAEPALALGRELAAANPWLKAVRWQRSRIGSALTIESTDLVTVSYVLKELTESDRRSLVDAAAAAARQAVVIIEPGTPDGYTRIIEARDRLIEAGFRIAAPCPHSSACPIVPGDDWCHFSARVSRSSLHRQVKGGSLAYEDEKFSYVAAVRFDADPAPERVVRKPQIRKGQVLLDLCAVDETLHRETVTKRHGPLYRAARDAEWGDAWPPHQES, via the coding sequence GTGAACGCCCCGATTTCCCCGGCATCCCCCGCCGAGACCCTGCGCACCGCCCTCGCCGGGCTCCTCGACGGGCTTCCGCCCAGGCAGGCCGCGCAAGCCGTCGACCGGCTGATCGCCAGCTACCGGGGCCTCACCCCGACCGACGCCCCGATCCTGCGTGACCGCGCGGACGTCGCCGCGTACGCCGCCTACCGCATGCCCGCGACCTTCGAGGCGGTGTGTTCCGCGCTCGGCGCCCTCGCGGACGCGGCGCCCGAGGCATGGGCGCCCGGCAGCCACGTGGACGTCGGCGGCGGGACCGGCGCGGCGACCTGGGCGGTGAGCGCGACCTGGGAGGGCGAGCGGCCCGTCACGGTCCTCGACTGGGCCGAGCCCGCCCTCGCCCTGGGGCGTGAACTGGCCGCCGCGAACCCGTGGTTGAAGGCCGTGCGGTGGCAGCGCTCTCGTATCGGATCGGCGCTCACCATCGAGAGCACCGATCTCGTCACGGTGTCGTACGTCCTCAAGGAGCTGACCGAGTCCGACCGCCGGTCCCTCGTGGACGCGGCGGCGGCAGCGGCGCGGCAGGCCGTCGTCATCATCGAGCCGGGCACCCCCGACGGCTACACGCGGATCATCGAGGCCAGGGACCGGCTCATCGAGGCCGGTTTCCGCATCGCCGCCCCCTGCCCGCACAGCTCCGCATGCCCGATCGTGCCCGGAGATGACTGGTGCCACTTCTCCGCCCGCGTCAGCCGCTCCTCCCTGCACCGGCAGGTCAAGGGCGGGTCCCTGGCGTACGAGGACGAGAAGTTCAGCTATGTGGCGGCGGTCCGCTTCGACGCGGATCCGGCGCCGGAGCGAGTGGTGCGCAAGCCGCAGATCCGCAAGGGCCAGGTCCTGCTCGACCTGTGCGCGGTGGACGAGACCCTGCACCGCGAGACGGTGACCAAGCGCCACGGGCCGCTGTACCGCGCGGCCCGTGACGCGGAGTGGGGCGACGCCTGGCCGCCCCACCAGGAGAGCTAG
- the ddaH gene encoding dimethylargininase: MTRFPRRATPRRYLMCSPAHFKVTYSINPWMDPSKPVDVPLAIAQWEDLRDRYRSLGHTVEELTPRPGLPDMVFAANGATVIEGRVLGARFAHPERAPEAVAHLEWFREHGFTDLHEPTHINEGEGDFAVTSSYVLAGRGFRASPLSHGEAQEFFGRPVLGLDLVDPRYYHLDTALAVLDDATDDVMYYPPAFSPGSQAVLRRLFPDALIAEEPDAVALGLNAVSDGLHVLLPQAAVGLFGPLRERGYEPVVMDLSELLKGGGSVKCCTQELRGRP; the protein is encoded by the coding sequence TTGACCCGATTTCCTCGTCGCGCCACACCCCGGCGCTATCTGATGTGCTCACCCGCACACTTCAAGGTCACGTACTCCATCAACCCCTGGATGGATCCCTCGAAACCGGTCGACGTCCCGCTGGCCATCGCCCAGTGGGAGGACCTGCGCGACCGCTACCGCTCGCTCGGCCACACCGTCGAGGAGCTCACCCCGCGTCCCGGCCTGCCGGACATGGTCTTCGCCGCGAACGGCGCGACCGTCATCGAAGGCCGGGTGCTGGGCGCGCGGTTCGCCCATCCTGAGCGCGCCCCCGAGGCCGTCGCCCACCTGGAGTGGTTCAGGGAGCACGGCTTCACGGACCTCCACGAACCCACCCACATCAACGAGGGCGAGGGCGACTTCGCCGTCACGTCCTCGTACGTCCTGGCCGGGCGCGGCTTCCGGGCCAGCCCCCTGTCGCACGGGGAGGCGCAGGAGTTCTTCGGCCGCCCGGTGCTCGGGCTCGATCTCGTCGACCCCCGCTACTACCACCTGGACACGGCACTCGCCGTGCTCGACGACGCGACGGACGACGTCATGTACTACCCGCCGGCGTTCTCGCCGGGCAGCCAGGCGGTCCTGCGGCGCCTCTTCCCCGACGCGCTGATCGCCGAGGAGCCGGACGCGGTGGCGCTCGGGCTCAACGCGGTCTCGGACGGCCTGCACGTGCTGCTCCCGCAGGCCGCGGTCGGCCTCTTCGGGCCGCTGCGGGAGCGCGGCTACGAACCCGTCGTCATGGACCTGAGCGAGCTGCTCAAGGGCGGCGGCAGCGTGAAGTGCTGCACGCAGGAGCTGCGCGGCCGGCCCTGA
- a CDS encoding TetR/AcrR family transcriptional regulator, whose product MATKSAPDSKRRSERSRRAIYDAALDLVSEVGYGKLTIEAIAARAGVGKQTIYRWWPSKGAVLLDAFVDLGEQAHQEAGDSTGRELTPTEIPDSGDLEADLKLVMRATIDEFKNPKYDAPWRALAAEGMLNTELGAEYVQKLLEPGLQMYVRRIEIAQEAGQVAPEVDPRIALELWTGPLAQRWMQRTGPLTHEYADKLVEYALYGIAPR is encoded by the coding sequence ATGGCCACGAAATCCGCCCCAGACTCCAAGCGCCGCAGTGAACGCTCTCGCCGCGCGATCTATGACGCCGCCCTCGACCTGGTCTCCGAGGTCGGCTACGGCAAGCTCACGATCGAGGCGATCGCCGCCCGTGCGGGCGTGGGCAAGCAGACGATCTACCGCTGGTGGCCGTCCAAGGGAGCCGTCCTGCTCGACGCCTTCGTGGACCTCGGCGAACAGGCCCACCAGGAGGCGGGCGACAGCACGGGCCGCGAGCTGACCCCGACCGAGATCCCGGACTCCGGAGACCTGGAGGCGGACCTCAAGCTCGTCATGCGGGCCACCATCGACGAGTTCAAGAACCCCAAGTACGACGCACCCTGGCGGGCACTCGCCGCCGAGGGCATGCTCAACACGGAGCTCGGCGCCGAGTACGTGCAGAAGCTTCTGGAGCCCGGACTCCAGATGTACGTGCGGCGCATCGAGATCGCCCAGGAGGCCGGCCAGGTCGCGCCCGAGGTGGACCCCCGCATCGCCCTGGAGCTGTGGACGGGCCCGCTCGCCCAGCGCTGGATGCAGCGCACCGGCCCGCTCACGCACGAGTACGCCGACAAGCTCGTCGAATACGCCCTCTACGGAATCGCGCCGCGCTGA
- a CDS encoding glycerophosphodiester phosphodiesterase, producing MVTRTVLTGLSGFMSLATLALAAPAGPLTPLEWGGGGPLTVEALPRVTYTAHRGGALEVPENSMSGLVAAYQRGTAQVIDVDTRILRDGTLVAMHDETLDRTTTSKGPVRSLTLSQWRKVRLRPRAGLPGSWRAERPPTVAEILDRFGGRIVLMLEAKDPRSLRTLGSLIRARGLTRSVFVNSNEPRVAARAHGMGLLAQLWRSKAQMRTDRPALWAGFVDVLDVDHKARDLDLLRAVHSGVPRVWAHTVTTPRQRDRALRLGCNGVITDAPGLLARTPSKGG from the coding sequence ATGGTCACCAGGACTGTGCTCACGGGACTGTCGGGATTCATGAGCCTCGCCACACTGGCTCTCGCGGCGCCCGCCGGACCGCTCACCCCGCTCGAATGGGGCGGCGGCGGCCCCCTGACGGTGGAGGCCCTCCCCCGCGTCACCTACACCGCACACCGCGGCGGCGCCCTGGAGGTGCCGGAGAACAGCATGTCCGGCCTGGTGGCGGCCTACCAACGCGGCACGGCCCAGGTCATCGACGTCGACACCCGGATACTGCGCGACGGCACCCTCGTGGCCATGCACGACGAGACCCTGGACCGTACGACGACGTCCAAGGGGCCGGTGCGTTCGCTCACCCTGAGCCAGTGGCGGAAGGTGCGGCTTCGCCCGCGGGCCGGCCTGCCCGGGAGCTGGCGCGCCGAGCGTCCGCCGACGGTCGCCGAGATCCTCGACCGCTTCGGCGGGCGGATCGTGCTGATGCTGGAGGCGAAGGATCCGCGCAGCCTGCGGACGCTCGGCTCGCTGATCCGCGCCCGCGGCCTGACGCGCTCGGTGTTCGTGAACTCGAACGAGCCCCGTGTCGCCGCGCGCGCCCACGGCATGGGCCTGCTCGCGCAGCTGTGGCGTTCCAAGGCGCAGATGCGCACGGACCGGCCCGCGCTGTGGGCGGGGTTCGTGGACGTCCTGGACGTGGATCACAAGGCGCGGGACCTGGATCTCCTGCGCGCGGTCCACTCCGGGGTCCCCCGGGTGTGGGCGCACACGGTGACCACACCGCGCCAGCGCGACCGGGCTCTGCGGCTCGGCTGCAACGGCGTGATCACGGATGCGCCGGGGCTGCTGGCGCGGACGCCCTCGAAGGGTGGGTGA
- a CDS encoding bifunctional DNA primase/polymerase: MGAEFGRRSGGQSRISQWLRRRPRPDDTAGDEAGREALLVAAAAAGLPLSPAAHPSAYRCSCDRIGCPTPARHPISFAWQTQSTTDRGQIERWARHQPQANFITATGMVHDVLDVPLAAGREALARLLADGIDVGPVAESEGTMDEGRMLFFTLTRGTPEDEDEWWPCELDCHPETTNEHPGFRWHCRGSYVLVPPARLPGDLAVHWIRGPEHALPDPLTLLETLTDECARVAGEPQHEVAAWPLRG; the protein is encoded by the coding sequence ATGGGCGCGGAGTTCGGCCGCCGGTCCGGCGGGCAGAGCAGGATTTCCCAGTGGCTTCGCCGACGTCCCCGACCGGACGACACGGCAGGTGACGAAGCGGGCCGCGAGGCCCTGCTGGTCGCCGCGGCGGCAGCGGGTCTGCCGCTCTCACCGGCCGCGCACCCCTCCGCGTACCGATGTTCCTGTGACCGCATCGGCTGTCCCACCCCCGCCAGGCACCCCATCTCCTTCGCCTGGCAGACGCAGTCCACCACCGACCGCGGGCAGATCGAGCGCTGGGCCAGGCATCAGCCGCAGGCCAACTTCATCACCGCGACCGGCATGGTCCACGACGTCCTCGACGTGCCGCTGGCCGCCGGGCGCGAGGCCCTCGCCAGGCTGCTCGCCGACGGCATCGACGTGGGCCCCGTCGCCGAGTCCGAGGGCACCATGGACGAGGGGCGGATGCTCTTCTTCACGCTCACCCGCGGCACCCCCGAGGACGAGGACGAGTGGTGGCCCTGCGAGCTGGACTGCCACCCCGAGACCACGAACGAACACCCGGGTTTCCGCTGGCACTGCCGCGGTTCGTACGTCCTCGTGCCGCCCGCGCGGCTGCCCGGTGACCTGGCGGTCCACTGGATCCGCGGTCCCGAGCACGCGCTCCCGGACCCGCTGACGCTCCTGGAGACGCTCACCGACGAATGCGCCCGCGTCGCGGGCGAGCCCCAGCACGAAGTCGCCGCCTGGCCGTTGAGGGGCTGA
- the efeU gene encoding iron uptake transporter permease EfeU: protein MFGNYLIGLREGLEASLVVCILIAYLVKTERRDALKPIWLGIGVACGIAFGFGCALTFGSQELTFKAQEALGGSLSIVAVALVTWMVFWMRRTARHLKAELHGKLDAALQMGTGALVATAFLAVGREGLETALFVWASVRASNDGTHGPLIGVLLGLVTAIALGWLFYKGTVRINLAKFFTWTGAMLVVVAAGVLAYGVHDLQEAEFLGGLQNKAFDISTTIPPDSWYGTLLKGVLNFQPDPTVVQVTVWLLYLIPTLAFFFAPVGFGPGKGKVNATHEQASKAAHSDAGGPVATSGPVRDGGVDGDRTDGDGERVRDGARGAGSRPGGDEG from the coding sequence ATGTTCGGCAACTACCTGATCGGCCTGCGCGAGGGTCTTGAGGCCAGCCTGGTCGTCTGCATCCTCATCGCCTATCTGGTGAAGACGGAGCGCCGCGACGCCCTCAAGCCCATCTGGCTGGGCATCGGCGTCGCGTGCGGGATCGCGTTCGGCTTCGGCTGCGCGCTGACGTTCGGTTCGCAGGAGCTGACGTTCAAGGCGCAGGAGGCGCTGGGCGGTTCGCTGTCGATCGTCGCTGTGGCGCTGGTGACGTGGATGGTCTTCTGGATGCGGCGTACGGCCCGTCATCTCAAGGCGGAGCTGCACGGCAAACTGGACGCGGCGCTGCAGATGGGCACGGGCGCGCTGGTCGCCACCGCGTTCCTGGCCGTGGGCCGGGAGGGCCTGGAGACCGCGCTGTTCGTGTGGGCGTCGGTGCGCGCGTCCAACGACGGTACGCACGGTCCGCTGATCGGCGTGCTCCTGGGCCTGGTCACCGCGATCGCGCTGGGCTGGCTCTTCTACAAGGGCACGGTCCGCATCAACCTGGCGAAGTTCTTCACCTGGACCGGCGCCATGCTGGTGGTCGTGGCGGCGGGGGTCCTCGCGTACGGCGTCCATGACCTGCAGGAGGCGGAGTTCCTCGGCGGCCTGCAGAACAAGGCGTTCGACATCAGCACGACGATCCCGCCGGACAGCTGGTACGGCACCCTCCTGAAGGGCGTCCTCAACTTCCAGCCCGACCCGACGGTCGTCCAGGTCACGGTGTGGCTGCTGTACCTGATCCCGACGCTCGCGTTCTTCTTCGCCCCGGTAGGGTTCGGGCCCGGGAAGGGGAAGGTGAACGCAACGCATGAGCAGGCTTCCAAGGCAGCGCACTCCGATGCGGGAGGGCCGGTCGCGACGTCCGGTCCGGTACGCGATGGTGGCGTCGACGGTGACCGTACTGACGGTGACGGCGAGCGGGTGCGTGACGGTGCACGGGGAGCGGGAAGTCGTCCCGGCGGCGACGAGGGCTGA
- the efeB gene encoding iron uptake transporter deferrochelatase/peroxidase subunit: MTDTTNDTGTDSAAVPDETGNDAGAASASAPSSSSPSRRSLLGWGGAGLALGAAVTGGAVAVARSGDEAVPAASAGGAVAFLGKHQAGIATPVQDRLHFAAFDVKTDDREEFVQLLKDWTKAAARMTAGHEVGEGAYGGLTEAPPDDTGEALGLKPSRLTLTIGFGPGLFEKFDLSDRRPEALVDLPKFPGDNLDKSRGGGDLCVQACADDPQVAVHAIRNLARIGFGKVAVRWSQLGFGKTSSTTPGAQTPRNLFGFKDGTRNVSGDDNSALAEHVWVGEKDGPGWMAGGSYLVARRIRMNVETWDRTSLGEQEDIFGRDKGEGAPVGKAKEHDKPFLKAMKPTSHVRLAHPDSNDGATILRRGYSFTDGTDGLGRLDAGLFFLAYQRDVRTGFIPVQRSLSRSDALNEYIQHVGSAVFAIPPGVRDKDDWWGRALFG; encoded by the coding sequence ATGACCGACACCACGAACGACACCGGCACCGACAGCGCGGCCGTGCCGGACGAGACGGGCAATGACGCCGGCGCCGCTTCCGCGTCCGCTCCCTCTTCCTCCTCCCCTTCCCGGCGTTCGCTGCTCGGCTGGGGCGGTGCGGGGCTCGCGCTAGGCGCCGCCGTCACCGGGGGCGCGGTGGCCGTGGCCCGCTCCGGGGACGAGGCCGTGCCCGCCGCGTCGGCGGGCGGCGCGGTCGCCTTCCTCGGCAAGCACCAGGCGGGCATCGCGACGCCCGTCCAGGACCGGCTGCACTTCGCCGCGTTCGACGTGAAGACGGACGACCGCGAGGAGTTCGTGCAGCTCCTGAAGGACTGGACGAAGGCCGCCGCGCGGATGACCGCGGGGCACGAGGTCGGTGAGGGTGCCTACGGCGGGCTCACCGAGGCGCCACCGGACGACACGGGCGAGGCGCTGGGCCTCAAGCCGTCACGGCTGACGCTCACGATCGGCTTCGGTCCCGGCCTCTTCGAGAAGTTCGACCTCTCGGACCGGCGCCCCGAGGCCCTCGTCGACCTCCCCAAGTTCCCCGGCGACAACCTCGACAAGTCCCGCGGCGGCGGCGACCTCTGCGTGCAGGCCTGCGCGGACGACCCGCAGGTCGCCGTGCACGCCATCCGCAACCTCGCCCGCATCGGCTTCGGCAAGGTCGCGGTGCGCTGGTCGCAGCTCGGCTTCGGCAAGACCTCGTCGACGACGCCGGGCGCGCAGACGCCGCGCAACCTCTTCGGGTTCAAGGACGGCACCCGCAACGTCTCGGGCGACGACAACTCCGCGCTCGCCGAGCACGTGTGGGTCGGCGAGAAGGACGGTCCCGGCTGGATGGCCGGTGGCTCGTACCTCGTCGCGCGCCGCATCCGCATGAACGTCGAGACCTGGGACCGGACCTCGCTCGGTGAGCAGGAGGACATCTTCGGGCGCGACAAGGGCGAGGGCGCGCCGGTCGGCAAGGCCAAGGAGCACGACAAGCCGTTCCTGAAGGCGATGAAGCCCACCTCGCACGTCCGGCTCGCGCACCCGGACAGCAACGACGGTGCGACGATCCTGCGCCGCGGCTACTCCTTCACGGACGGCACCGACGGTCTGGGCCGCCTGGACGCGGGGCTGTTCTTCCTCGCGTACCAGCGGGACGTCCGCACGGGCTTCATCCCGGTGCAGCGCAGCCTGTCGCGTTCCGACGCGCTCAACGAGTACATCCAGCACGTGGGCTCCGCGGTCTTCGCGATCCCGCCGGGCGTCCGCGACAAGGACGACTGGTGGGGCCGGGCACTGTTCGGCTGA